The following nucleotide sequence is from Achromobacter spanius.
TCAACATCGTCAGCAACTTTGGCGCGGCCAACCCGCTAGCCGCCGCCCGGCGCATTGCCGCCATCGCGCGTGAACAAGGCTTGCCCGTGCCACGCATTGCCGTCATTCATGGCGATGCCCTGAACACACCCGAACAACGCGCCCTGCTGCAAGAACGCCTGGGCGACGCGCTGACCGGACACGATGTGGTCAGCGCCACCGCCTATCTGGGCGCCACGGAAATCGCGCAGGCCTTGGCGGCCGGCGCGCAGGTGGTGGTGGCGGGCCGCGTGGCCGACCCTTCGCTCACGTTGGGTCCGGCAATGGCTCATTTTGGCTGGGACGCGGAAGACTGGCACCGCCTGGGCCGCGCCACCATGGCCGGCCACATGCTGGAATGCGGCTTGCAGGTGACCGGGGGCTATTTCTGCGTACCGGGATTGAAAGAGGTGCCTGACGTGCATGCGGCGGGTTTTCCCATTACGCAGATTGATGCCGACGGCGAATTCATCATCAGCAAGGCCGATGCCACCGGCGGCGCGGTGGACGCCCGCACGGTGAAGGAACAGCTTCTGTATGAAGTCCACGACCCCGCGCGTTATCTCACGCCCGATGTGGTGGCTGACTTGAGCCAGGCGCGCGTCGTGGAACTGGGTGGCAACCGCGTTGCGGTACACGGCATCACCGGCCACGCGCGGCCGTCCGAATTGAAGGTCAACGTCTGCTATCGCGGCGGCTGGCTGGCCGAAGCCGAGATCTCTTACGCCGGCGTACAAGCCGAAGCGCGTGCCCGCCTAGCCGCGGACATCGTGCAGAAGCGGCTGGGATC
It contains:
- a CDS encoding acyclic terpene utilization AtuA family protein; the protein is MPQSPLLIGCASGFSGDRSDGAAAVVRTLAAQGGGTLIFETLAERTLALAQLARNDDPNRGYEPLLDELVSPVLADCLRHGINIVSNFGAANPLAAARRIAAIAREQGLPVPRIAVIHGDALNTPEQRALLQERLGDALTGHDVVSATAYLGATEIAQALAAGAQVVVAGRVADPSLTLGPAMAHFGWDAEDWHRLGRATMAGHMLECGLQVTGGYFCVPGLKEVPDVHAAGFPITQIDADGEFIISKADATGGAVDARTVKEQLLYEVHDPARYLTPDVVADLSQARVVELGGNRVAVHGITGHARPSELKVNVCYRGGWLAEAEISYAGVQAEARARLAADIVQKRLGSEFTLRADLIGAISILGDDAGELRRALPDSHARDVRLRLAGEHADRAQAERILREVTALYTCGPAGGGGVRTALRPRLNMVSCTIPRDAVHSGWSFLEAIAP